The DNA sequence aatttcaaataaaacttacatatatttaaaatattatgattaaaaaattacaaataaaaatacaatttttttcgttttattttctttataattgaataacgtcccaataaaatagataaattcaATTGAATGAAACGTCACATACATAATTAACCAGAGAGTACGAAATTGGGATATAAAGTACACAGTTCCCCAAAcatatttataacaaaagaaaagagacGCCACCTTGCCTAACACGAGTACGATAGTTCAAAAGTAGCACAAGTTCTTCTTCAGAACAATAGAAATCTAACTAATAAGATTCTCTTAGCTGTGGCCCCATAGTGAGCCCAACACCCGTCCATAGATATCAAGCTGCAGCATCCCTATTATCATTACCACTGCTAGGGGttttcacatctgctcacatcaatagaatcgatgatcatcgcaaaggagtaaaccacacacaatcatataaacaagcaaagggtaagctagtgcatAAAGGTTCTTATATCATAACACTCAACATACGAGTTCATAGTCAAGCATAATTAGCATACATCCACATAAGAAGTACCAAACTACATAAGAcaccaagacttgactatccggatacataCGATGAGGCACTACCACCAAactgtggaattacgtcctagcagtgaggcatcaccacgaggccttTGCGAAATTACAtccttacatgaggcaccaccacgaggccttcgtggaattacgtcctgaccttgaggcaccaccacgttaccctcgtggaattacgccttgtcgatgaggcaccaccatgttaccctcgtggaattacgccctgtctatgaggcatcaccatgaactccccctaggagggTCCACGGGATTACGTCCCTTAGGTGAGGCACCACTATGAATACTCCCTATGAAggtcatgggattacgtcctaccCGCACTTTAcccatgtttcaccaaccactCTTAGAGTTCTCATGCACATCAATCTCAAGccaatatgtatatatatttaccaAACCAATCAAGCATATATCACACCACGTCCATGCTAAACACATCAACTTACAGTCCCAATATAACATATACAGTACATATAGCATCATGGCTTGAACTGTCTTAAGCGTACATCAACCAATAATGtgagacatatatatatatatatatatatatatatatatacatacacacacacacttagAAATGCCcagatctcgctcaagctaaagagACCTCGCTCAGGAGAGAGaaacccctcgctcaagctagcccaacTCGCTCATGCGAGActactctcgctcaggcgagtggcCTTCGTTTAGGCGAGCCCTCGAAACAAAGATGGGAGGGAGTTGCTActgttctcgctcaggcgagagcccttcgcttaagcgagagctttcgttttgagcgaccaacccgctcgcctgggcgagttcagCAGAGCTCACCACTCTCTCTCTCGTGCAGAAACAGATCCACATCAATATAGCAGTATAATCCACGCATTGCCACACAACCAATAACATATATCAACCTTCCAGTACAAAAAATCAACCAAACATGCATCGAAAACTTAAAACAATAaagccctagcttcccttacctggaaagaggcTAATAACAGACTGTGACCTTAAGCCGATGAATCCAGCAGCTCCAAGAGCAGGGTTACGAACTCGAACAGCGGCATAGAGAGAATAACAGGGTTACTACTGTGAATCCTAACAGAAACCACAAAAACAAACTTAGAAAGGAGGGAGTACGGTTCAAGGACCAACTTACGTGAGACGAGGTGGGCTTTTGAGCTAGCACGAACAAGAGGGaaccaaaccctagcaaagcttcTGTTGATAGGGAAAGGGAGAGAGTAAGGTCCTGTTTTTCGAAAGAATGCAGAAATGAGAGGGGTTAGGCTGCCTTAGGggctttggacaccctatgggccagtccttaggcccaacagatagGACTAGGCCCCTTTAAATTTTAGGACAgaaaaagagggttttacaaaatatatatatatatatatatatatatatatatatatatatatatatatatatatatatatatatatatatatatatatatatatatatatatatatatatatatatatatatattacttctcatgtatgttttatatatttcattaagcgtttttatttgaaagtcaatttttttatgaattaaagtttCACTAATTAAACATTATGTCTTACTAGGGACAAAAAaagttatgattttattttttatatcttagttatattcatttttgtaattaatatataatagttattttacTGTATACAATTCTTTactaactttattttttgttaatatatttttctttttttatttagtaaacattgtttaattaacttttataatcattttataatagttattatttactaattttgttattatttaatatattttatttttgtaaatatatttttaaatttaattagttatctctatatgaaaattatataatagtttttattatttatcacaaaattaaagtaaatatataagCCTCTTTTTTTGCTCTAATAAGATTTGGGTTTGACTTTATTAGAGGGTCCAAGTAAGCCCACTCACTCTCATTCAGTTTCTTTTCTCTTAAACAATTCCCTTCCCTTTCCCATCTTTTAAAGCAGGAGGTGTGCTGGGGCAACTGTAAAACGTCCATTggcagtggcggatcttgacaaaaaatattggaggggccaaaataatataatttttaaatcattaaatttaaccattagtataatgcttcaaagaATGACTTCTCTATTAAACAAttcgatcattagtataatgtttcaaaatatgtgaagaagtagaacctatattattttcattaatagtttcttttttatcacttttaaatgatgaatttattattttattctttatcaatatacttttttttttgtaaataatattaaaaaataatttatcataatctaatataCAATTGAGacacgtaattattaaaagaaaaatatattataattaagtcacaattaaaaatcgattatgaaaaaatatgtgatacattttttttcaatattcatacaAGAGTGAACAAAAAGctgatgagataaaaaataatgttttcattatcaagtgagacaagagacaagGAAGGAAGAGcataaatgagaaatgaaagcaaaaaaaaagtttgtgtctaacttttttttcttcacgaaaaaaaaaagaaaacatatgagagtgagagatgattacaatttgtgaaaaaattaaaaaacacaataagaatgaaaataaaaattatcttaataaatatttggtttaattactcttttgattcatgattttttttaaatgttaagttggtcctccaatttattttggtctcaattttatCTAgactttttaaaaaactaatacaatttggtattttatcaatttctttaaatctcttaaaacggattaatgattttttcattaaaattgaaacttttaatatggatgatttgctttgttgatgtaattaatataatcctagtctcattttttgacaaaaacaaggactaaaagaaaaattaaatctaaatatttttattctttattatctaataacattaaatgttatgctttataaaataaataaaaaatacacaatttaattttgatcaATTCTACAAATATAATacttacaattaaaaattttaataaatttccaaaaaattatatatatatatatatatatatataattaaaaagatttcaaaatttatggggggggggggggcatGGCTCCTTCCTGCCCCCAAAATCACCTGCCACTAGTTGAAAGCTAGTTGAAAGCTCCTTCCACGTAAGTTAAACCCTTGAACCCTATGGTTTCCCTCCCCTTTTTGTATGGCAGTGTTGGTTCAGCTTTGGGGTCGTCCTTATAACCTTCTTTTCGTGTACCCTTGTATCTGTTTCAACTTCTTAAGTTGTCGTCATATTGTGGTGTGGTGAGCTCCTGTTAGGGCTCTCTTCCACTGTGATTCTCtttttcaggtaagggaagctagggtttaatgcttttaagttattttgtttgtttttggtATGATTTATGCTCTTGATGCTTGCATGACGCTgttgatggtgtgaaaatatCTGTTTATGTTTTTGGCTGTTTGTTCGATGTTTTGCATGTGTGAGCAAGGGGAGGAAATATGTCGTTTTCGTCCAAGCGGGTgacccttcgcctaggcgagaatagtagAAACAGAACCTCGCCCTTGGTTTCCGCTTaagttgtcgctcaggcgatGAGCCTCTGTTTTGAgctcttgctcaggcgagaacGCTTAGCTTAAGCAAGAGGCTTCTGTCACTTAGGCGAAGGCCCAacttgagcgagactggtgTAAGGACGTGCTCCCACGCTGTTCTCTTCCATGTTTTGATTGTTTGGTTACATGATTGGGATATTTACCTTAAATGCATGAAGTATAATGTCATGAATGGTTTATGAGATTGAATGAGGCTGAGACTTTGTTGTACTGTGCATGGAATGAATCGTGGATTAATTTGTTGGCGGAGCATTGGCTTGGAATTATAATGCTTGAGATAAAATTGTGGTTCTGGTATGAGAAACAAGAATGTGGTGTAAgatagacgtaattccatgagacTCTTGGTAAGATTCCATAGTggtgttgtagtgtatataattagataatgatatgtaaggattgcatcctgaaactctaaagaatcaGTTAGTCTTCTCACCTAGAGCAGACTGATTCAAACtgattcaagtggtgagagttAGAGTAGCGAAAGACCATAGTCTTTGGCaacttgtgcgtggtagggtgaatcCAATCTTATTATATGtgtccggataattgagtcatagagtTCTCCTATTTGATTTCTATCACATGTTTGAGTGCCTACTGTTTTGTCTGTTTAAAGTCTGTGTAATGTTACTTGCTCAATGttatgttaaaaatcaatttttatctcTAACTTCATTAAATCCTCGATATAAGTAGACTTGGAGATTTTTGGAAATCATTATAGTAGTGATGCTCCTACCTAGTTTTTGACTATATAACATGTTTGTACTACTGTagtaataattattacttttaaataaatcatcCACATTTATTCCGAATTTTGAATATGCCActacatttaaataattttctcatAATTTCTAAAAGATCCACGTTATAACAGATATGGATAATAGAAATGTTGTCATGcattatagttttctttttcaaaatcaagGATTTgctaaaaaacatattaacaaggataaaaatttaataatggtCCTATACAATTTTAGATATTATCATGCtgatattttttcaattttattgatattttagtgatttttatttatataatatgataatgaGATATGTATGAGTTGACTGTTACTTATAAGGTCTATATGCTTAAAACATTATTGTAAGAGatggaaaaaaaacataaaactactATTTTCATTAGCAATTAATAATTTGTAATCTttcttcttttgaatttttaaatgaatttattcaaacatataaaactgttaaaatagtatttttgttttaaaagaacaACAGAAccacttataaatttattatcttaatttaatATCTTGAACAGATcagataataataaagaaataaattattaataatttattattttatgatttatattaattttgagagATTAATTATTTCAGAGAATAAtctaattctaaatattaatgtGTTGTAAACACTATTtgattgttttattaatttcattagCCCATTTTAgttataatgattattttgaaagttaaaatctaaataagctgttaatatttgttaatatttatttagcTAAAGCTCTCACACTATCTATGAAAAGGAAACTCCTTCCCAtatccttatttatttattgcatTCATCTTATTCAATGTTGATCAATAAGAAATAAACAAAACGAATTAGATTTTATCTAATCACTTTAATTATTAACTAAATTTATGATGACTTAAaagttatttcaaaaatatgaagtatatattaatgtaattttttatccAGATGTACATACTCAGCCAAATTATTGAGCTCACTTATTCATTTCACATGTTAATTTGAGAacaaagataataatataaattattaaagtgtCTATtcatttgtttgtaatttttcaCGTGTAgttgtaaatattataaatatatatgatttttggaactataaaaaaaaacgaGGGCACTAAAGAAGGCGCCTAAAAGACACATGCCGCGGTGGCCAATTAATAGTTGTTACCATTTCAATACAGTGAGTTTGAACTTTGAAGTTTGAACGGTCAAAAGTGAAGGGAAAACTAGGTcacatttttctatattttatttactccAAAAtacacaattatttaattttgtaattaattatttaattaataataaataaataaataaatagttagaATGGGTTGGTTTTCTTCTTTGACTGTCACCAGCGCATTATAGCACACCACACAAAAAAGCAGAGAACAACTGTTACTCACACAAATCCAAACACGCCATGGGTATGCCTCTCATGGATCTAACCCTCTCTTCCTTCTAACCGCCCTTTTCGCCTCCTTCTTTTCCATTCCAGACTCTAGATTCCTTATCTCTCTATTTtctcttcttcattttcttcctcttccgtcgaactttttttttctccgaCGTCGCTGCTTTTCTTTCTGCTTTTCCTGTGTTTTCAACGCTCTGcgtttgttaattttgttttgtgtgttCGGATCGTGTTGTTTCGCCTTCAGTTGCGGGGATCTTCGGTTTAGGTTTGTTTAgggattttgttgttgttgttgttgttgttgtctcTTTCTGTTTCTGTTGATGAGTTTTCGGATGGATTTGTGGCTGTCTGTGAGATTGATGGAGTTTTACGTTGCTTTaatgttttcctttttcacaTAATGGATATTTATTTATGGACAAAAGGGATTTGcgttttttgtttctttaattcGTGTTTGAACGGTGTTACTTTCCTATTTGGTTCAGTTTTTATTGTGTCTGTTGACTCCAGTTTTAATGCTCAAATTAAACGAAAAAAgttgtccattttttttttaattatggcGTGATTGTTCATTCTGTCAGGTGTATGAGTGGTTTTTGAGCAGAAGTTAACGGAGAAAGGGATTCAGTGAAGATGACATCCGTTGGTGTGGCGCCAACTTCGGGTTTGAGAGAAGCCAGTGGACATGGAGCAGCAGGTGTTGATAGGTTGCCGGAGGAGATGAACGATATGAAAATTAGGGATGATAGAGTATGAATATTTgcactttttcttattttagcTTTATTTCAGGAATGTCTTTGTGGTTGATTTTGAATTTGAGGCTAAGTTACTTTCAATTTGCATCATCTTGTAGGAGATGGAAGCCACAGTTGTTGATGGCAATGGAACGGAGACCGGACATATCATTGTGACTACCATTGGGGGTAGAAATGGTCAGCCGAAGCAGGTATATATGTTCTCTCTCAATTTTTCTACCGCCTGTTAAATGTGTATGTGCCATCTCACTTGTTGTGTTTACCATGAAAGGCTGTAAACAATCAATGTTCCTCCAGTTTCATATATTGTTTGTGCAAATGTTTTCCCAACTTCTATAGCTGCTGTGATTtagaataatgatatttaaattgagaATGGTTGTGTTTGTCCTTGaaatcaaaaaatgaaaaaataattctcAGAATTTGGCTATGATGCCGAGTCACTGCTTGCTGACTAGAAACTTTTTATGTCCATTTGCATAACTTCTTGCTGTGTGCAACTTGTTTTGTCGTGTCTTATCTGGTTGGTGATTATCCTTGCTGACTGGTTTCATGAAGCTCATGATATTATTGAATAGGATGAGAATGCCGTGATCTTGTGATGCACCTTTTTATGGTGTCTTGCATAACTCCTTGCTGTGACGTATTTTGTTGCTTCTTGTGATTGGCGATTATCCTTGCCAATTGGTTTCTGATTGATGAATCTCATGGTATTATTGGATAGGATGATAGTGCCCTGatgttgtttttgatattcTATTTAACAGTGTACTGTACTCCTTGCCACTTTTTTCTATATGTGCTTAACATAAACTTGTATCTTTGTTAATATTTCAGACTATAAGCTACATGGCAGAACGTGTTGTAGGTCATGGATCGTTTGGTGTTGTCTTCCAGGTAAAATCATGTTTATAGTTGACTAAATAAGATGTGTTGCTTTAGCCTTTTTAACTCATATGAAGATAATTGTTCCCTTAGTTCTGACATTGTGTATGATTATAGGCTAAGTGCTTGGAAACTGGTGAAACTGTGGCTATCAAAAAGGTTCTTCAAGACAAGAGGTACAAGAACCGGGAGCTGCAAACAATGCGCCTTCTTGACCACCCAAATGTTGTCTCTTTGAAGCACTGTTTCTTTTCAACCACTGAAAAGGATGAACTATACCTTAATTTGGTACTTGAGTATGTTCCCGAAACAGTTAATCGTGTGATCAAACATTACAACAAGTTGAACCAAAGGATGCCTCTGATATATGTGAAACTCTATACATACCAGGTATGCCTGTTGCCCTTCCTGAATTTAGCTTACATCCATGTTCAGGCTTTaacaatattttgatatattgcAGATCTTTAGGGCATTATCTTATATTCATCGTTGTATTGGAGTCTGCCATCGGGATATCAAGCCTCAAAATCTATTGGTATGGCCtttatttggttatttatttggattttattttggttccTGCTTCATAGCTATGGTTGTGTTTAGGGTGGCTAAAAGATAGGGAATGACCAATTGAAACTCTGGTGATAGGACTGTTGGGTGGAAGATAATAATTGGATGTTTTTCTGTGCAGGTCAATCCACACACACACCAGGTTAAATTATGTGACTTTGGAAGTGCAAAGGTTTTGGTATGTTAAATATATGTCTCTGCTTTTCTGCTTCTTCCTCAAATCATTCCTTTCCATTgaaacttcttttttttctgagTTAGATTGTCAGCTTTATTTTTCCTTACTTGGTTTGAACTTTGACAGGTAAAAGGCGAACCAAATATATCATACATATGTTCTAGATATTACAGAGCACCTGAGCTTATATTTGGAGCAACTGAATATACTACAGCCATTGACATCTGGTCTGTTGGATGTGTCTTAGCTGAGCTGCTGCTTGGACAGGTTGGTGGCTGTTGCTGTGAATTCTTTTACCTTTTGTGGTTTAGCATATTTacctaaaatcaaaattttctgtTTACAGCCTTTGTTCCCTGGTGAGAGTGGAGTTGATCAGCTTGTTGAGATTATAAAGGTAATCTTCTGATGTTTAACTTATTTCACTACTGTTGTACATGTTTCTTATTTGCAAATGTTTTGAACTGTCAATCTCATTTTTCTGTGGTTTCTTAATATTGAAATGGCCTATTTGatccattatataggtatgtgaATGATATCATTTGTTGTTTGTGTTGATAGGTTCTCGGCACTCCAACAAGGGAAGAGATTAAATGCATGAACCCTAACTATACAGAATTTAAATTCCCACAGATTAAAGCACATCCATGGCACAAGGTATCACAAATAGATTTAATAGCATTTCATGCTTTATTCTTGAGCTCATTATATTAACGcatttgaaaatcttttgttGAACACTGTACTAACATATATTTGATGTTTTCTTCTACTAGATCTTCCACAAGCGCATGCCTCCAGAGGCTGTTGATCTGGTATCTAGACTACTACAATACTCCCCTAACTTGCGGTGCACAGCTGTGAGTATCTGAATTGTTAAACATTTAGTATCTCACCGTAGGAAAAATATAGCATTGGTTCCCTGTTTCAGATAACGGTTTTGCAAGATTCTATGTGgcaattttatgttttcaaatgaCTGTTTCTCATCTTCTGATAATGTCTGTGTAATTTGAGATTTTGCTTTATGTGGTTCAGTTAGATGCTCTGACGCATCCTTTCTTTGATGAGCTTCGTGATCCAAATACTCGCTTGCCAAATGGCCGATTCCTTCCAccactatttaattttaaatctcaTGGTATGTTGATTTGGAATAGGCATTGTGTTTGTGACTCCGCTCGtcttttgttttcattaaataGTTTTGGCTAACTTTATGTATGTTTTCGGTGCGTGGTTGCCAGAACTGAAAGGAGTCCCAGCTGAGATTTTGGTGAAATTGGTTCCAGAACATGCGAGGAAGCAATGCCCGTTTCTTGGCTTGTGAAAAGTGTAACAGAACTTCAAGTGTTGTTTCCGTATGAGAATGCTGCGCTTTCTTCTATTtgatgatatgatatgatatttgTTGGTATCTTTATTGTATTCGGTTGCCCTGTAAAAGCAGATCTAGAGATACATGCTACTCCTTATTACCCAACCCCCGAAGGGTATGCAGAATACCCTGTTTCCTGTATCACAGCAGATTGTAACATACAATAGAAGACAAATGTCTGCAATTATCTATCTAAATGTTGCATCAGTATTTGTATTTGTTGAGACAATGACGGgttgtttaatttagttaatGCTTAGCGTGGTGGTTGGAAGTTGTAGTGGCATTGTCTGTGCATTGTTTATTTTCCATTCTTTAGGTAGTCTCTGGCCGAACGACATGGGACGAAGTCTCGGGCCTGTCTTCAATGAATTGGCTCGATTCGCAAATATTAAACGTAGTAAGTGAAAGCGATATTTCTCATAGTTTAATCAAACAGTTAGAATAGAAGACTggctttttgtttattttctattcgagCTTGAGGTGTCTGAGTGGACTGATGCGAACACTGAAAAAAGAATTTGGATGTGTCTCTTATGTACAAAGAATATATACAAGCGCGTTCTGGTAAGTCACAATTTGCTTTGGTGTTTTATTCTCTCTGTACGTTGAAAATATCTTCGTCAACGGAGGTTATATTTTCCATGAGGCATTTTCATGTTAATAATAGGCATTCTTTAACAACTTTGAATCTCAGTATTCATCacctactttttttattaagggGTCTAACGTCAATTTGGTTGTTTCTGTCGTTGGCTTCTTTAGCATATGGGATGACTTTTGACCACTATTTTCTTACATCTAATTTTCTGTCTACTGTGATattaaagtaaaagtaagttttcattttgaagatAGAATAACTTTTTCTTTGTAATCACATATTCCtcgtattttttaatataaagtcaagcgaaataatatttattctttatgtaACTCTAATCAGAGGATTCTTTTGTTCAGATTCCTTATTATTTTAGCAAAAACTCAATTTTCAATCAATACAAAGTACactgaaatatttataaacCACTTACTAAAAAAACGTTTTATTATGTAAACAAATgtttaatgtatatttaaataattttgttctgtGTTTTACATTGAacgtatatttaaatattttggtaaGATCAATTATAAGTTGACTGATACAACCAGTCAAGCATATTTTTCGATAAATATTGgtaaataatacattatttttgttaacaGAAATTCGAAACCCCTAGCTATCATTTTCTCGCTTAAACTATTCAAAGATTATTAACATTAAAgtcataaattttataaaaatatataggtttaaatacctttttggtcctcattttcgta is a window from the Vigna unguiculata cultivar IT97K-499-35 chromosome 7, ASM411807v1, whole genome shotgun sequence genome containing:
- the LOC114191683 gene encoding glycogen synthase kinase-3 homolog MsK-1 — protein: MTSVGVAPTSGLREASGHGAAGVDRLPEEMNDMKIRDDREMEATVVDGNGTETGHIIVTTIGGRNGQPKQTISYMAERVVGHGSFGVVFQAKCLETGETVAIKKVLQDKRYKNRELQTMRLLDHPNVVSLKHCFFSTTEKDELYLNLVLEYVPETVNRVIKHYNKLNQRMPLIYVKLYTYQIFRALSYIHRCIGVCHRDIKPQNLLVNPHTHQVKLCDFGSAKVLVKGEPNISYICSRYYRAPELIFGATEYTTAIDIWSVGCVLAELLLGQPLFPGESGVDQLVEIIKVLGTPTREEIKCMNPNYTEFKFPQIKAHPWHKIFHKRMPPEAVDLVSRLLQYSPNLRCTALDALTHPFFDELRDPNTRLPNGRFLPPLFNFKSHELKGVPAEILVKLVPEHARKQCPFLGL